TCTTTTATTGCACAGTATGTACAGTTAAGTGTTCAAGTACAGTACAGACAGATCTTAGCATGGCACAGGTAGCCAAGGGGAAGGATattacagaagaaaattttatttttaaagcataaaaATTGTATATATGAAAGTGAAGATCACCTATTTGACAACAATTTTAATCGCTTTTACAagtcttctcctgcagcaggtgTGGATCCTGCTTCCCCCTAAAGCAGTGAGGAATAATGGCAAATCACTTGTGACCAAGAGTGTTGTGCTGCTCTCCTTTAGGGTTACTGCTTTCCAGTGTCTGAACTGGGGCAGACTTCCAGGTGGTAAAGATCCCAGTGTTACGGAAACAGTGGGTGACAACACAGTTAACTTAATGGCAGAACAGAAGctcttctgcctttttattccccctccttttttatAAAGCACTAACAACCACCACAGCAATAAAGAGAAACTATTTAGTGCCTTCTAGACTTCTATCCTAGAcaggcttagccttttccatgtACCATAACCTTGTTAAAGTACAAGTTTAATGGGAACTCCACCTGAGCTATGAAGGAAAGAGGGCAAGATTAGATAATGTGGGTGCCATCTGCACCAAGGTCACTGTTTCTCAAGTGGCACAGATGATTACTAGTTACACAGGTAGCTTGACTGGCTTTATTTGCTTACAAAAATACTCACGCAAGAGTCAGATTCccattttaaatacttttcagAATGCAATACATGTTTTGGAGGAACTCCCACAACATGAACTCTTAATACTGCAACTGAAGGACAACTATACACAAGCTGAACAGGGTACAACATAAGGCAGATAGAACTGCAACAGCAGAGTTGAACTAAAGCTGAGAAGAAACTGACAACATTCTGTGTCAACTGTTTGGTCTATTGCATCAATTTGGACAAGTTGATTCCCAAGAACAGAAGACCAAATTGAGATGTAAGGTAAGCTTATAAGGAAAAGGACATGACCCTTCATTGTGCCTTCCCCACCCCCTGAATCTCTcttagcttttgttttctttgcattttgaaGCGGTTTTAAAGAACACACTTCTCatgttctttgtttttcagactTGGAATACGTATTACGAATTATTAGGGAGTGGAGGAAGAGAGGACAAACCATGGTCCCCTGTTTGCAGTAGGATGTGTTCTGGCCAAGTTgtgtctatcctcccaagctgcaggcagcctgaaATAAGCTGATATGGGAGGCAATAGACAAAACAAGATAAGGTTTTATCTGGCCCATCTCCTTCAAGCACTTGGAGTTTGTGGTATGTAAGATTAAAAGCTATTCCACTACATCAATGCTACTACTAAGCTTAAATAGCTAAATTGCAACTTTCTATCTTACCAAATACACATAAAAATGGACTTTACAGACATTCCACCAAAGAACAGCAGATCCCAAAGAACATACATTATCAATTCACAGTATCTTGCCTTAAGACAAAGTGCCCTACTTACGAAACCATACCTAAAAAGCCACACAAACTTTACATCAAATCTTTTCTTAGTAGGAAGATAGTTACACTCATCTGTGGGAGAGCTTAGTGCATGAGATAATGTGCTATTGGCTTAAACCAAACACAGCACAGGCCACTGTGCCAGCTCTCTACCTTCCTGCCACAGCAAATTCAGCCAGACTGCTAGCTTCATTCTTGAGAAACCAGGAGAGACTGCCCATGACACTGGTTGGGGCTTTGGCTTGTTGATTTTCTACACAGATGTAGTTAAAGGGCTAAAGCATCACTGTGAACCAAAGGAAGCTTCAGCCTGGTTCCTGTGAGAACTACAGTACTGATTTCTTAATGCTCTTATTTTTGAAGTGAACTGAGGAAACCGGTGTCagttcctgctctggccagaGATTTAGTATGAAGTTGTAGTGTAATATTAAGCTAGTTTGTGTGACAGGGCTAAAGAACATTAAATCTATTGCTACATAGGTACAGGAGACTAGCTGTTGACTACCTAGCTTGTTAACTATGGGTCTACAAGCCAATTCAAAACATTCAATTTTGAGTGCTCAAGAAATACATCTGTATAAGGGGTCTTCTGACATTTGAATCAAGTTTTCCCCCTTCTTGACTAACAGATTAGTCATCAATAGAAAATGGGTTGTCAGCAAGTTCAGTGCTatggctgggaggagagagacTTGTACTTAGCTCTATGTTCATCTATTTCTTCCTTTGTCTTCCTGATACAGCTAAAAATTTCCTTGAAGAGTGCTTTATATTCAGGAAGAGCATTTGTGGGAGAGTCATTTAGTTCCACATTTGTGAATTCTGGATTGCTAGCTGAAAGATCATACTGGGTAGTCCCCATGTTTAGGTCTTTGGAATACTGCTTCAGCGTTTGTACAGCCTTGTGTTTCAAGGAATCTTCATCCATTTGACACTTCTTTAGGAGTTCCTCGTACTTCACTTTCAGAGCATTGTACTGAGCATCAACTTCATTAAGTACAGAGATTCCTCGCTGCTTCACAGCTTCAGCTCTCCTAATACATGTTTCCTCATGGCCTCTTAGAATGTCtccccctgcagcactgcttaggAAGTTCTCACTGCTGCTCCGTTTCAGTGCCTTCTTCTCAAGCTCTGATAAGGTCAGAAGTCCATCATCTGCTGGGCTCTGACCAAGCTCCCTTTCTAAAGACTCCttgaatgaaatgaaaaaggatTCTGGCACCAATTTTTCCACATTATGGAATGTGTTTTCAGACTGAAGTATCTGTCGCATTTCAGCTACTTCTACTTCTAGCTCCTCTGCACGAGCCCGATATAAGTCACTATCAACAAGCCTCTGTTCAAGGTCGCAGTTTTCTTTCACCATGAGACTATATTCTTCTTCCATTGTTaccctcttctctttttctaggTTAAGTTGGGCTTGCAGAACTGTTACTGCTTTTTTTAagttctcattttcttcttctataGGACTTAGCTGACTATCCATCGAAGTAATCTTTTCTGCAAACACATGATCATAAACAAAATAcctgcagaaataaaatcagTATTATCAAATGCAGAACTACAGCTGACCACACTTCCTAAAGCTTTCCTGTCCTGGGTAATTAATGACAGATTTAAACTGTGTGCTAACATAGCTCAAAGCATACATAGCAGTCACTGTACTAATCTAGCAGTCCAGGTAATAAACAGAACAGCAAATCAAGCCTCCCATCTTAAGCAGAATGGCAGCCCAttaatggtttcaagctgcagaCCTACAACTTAAGTTTAGATAAACACTGCCTCCCTGTATCACACAATACTTTGACACACCATTTTTTTCTACAGCAGTCCAACTCCTAGCTCTTGCCAATATTGATGGTGCCAGTTTCCAAATTGACAAGGCAGGTATTTCCACAAGCCTTTGGCAGTTTGAAGGAATCCACTGATCTTTCAAATTGCCAAGAAATAACTTGGCATCTGGACAAAACTGCTCTAAATTAAAAAAGCAGCCCAGATCCCCAGGCACCATTTTCCCATATTAAGCACTACTATAACCCGTTCAGGAAAGCTATTGCCAGAATGCTGCCTCCCTCAAAAAGAAAGTGACCCCTTCTTGGATGTCTCTGGATAGTTACAGAAAATAGTCTACATTTAAGGTGTTTGTGTTTGAGATTATCTGTATGAGTGCTTTTTATCTGACTGAAAAAAGAAGTGGAACCTGCACTCTCACATAAAGCCTAGCGTGGTCTAGAAGGAAACCAGCAGCAGTAGCCACACCACACAGTGCAGGACTGTGCAGGTATTGTGCCTGTTGAGAACCTTCTGCTAGCTTGTTTCTGTCTCGGTTTTTAAAgctttgcttaaaattgtttcAGTATTCTCTTAACTACGCAAGGTAAAATGTCTTACTGGCGAAGGTCATACAGCTCCTTCAGACATGAGAAGCTATGCATTGATCTTGGCTGGTCAGATCTCTCATGGCTCATCCGACCTCGTCCAGTCTTTTTTAGTTCTTCTACTTGGCGTTGCAGGTCATCTATGTGTGTTTGCAGATTTTCAATAGTCTCTGTCAAACTAAAAGGTGAAAGACTGCTGTTAAAAACATTTGATTGTTTAGTCAAGGATATGGGAATTTCCCATCCCCTCAGAGTGTAGTTTCTTCTCTGAAGGCTGCTCTTTGTCCCCAAAGGACCTCTATTTAAAAGCTACCCTTTCAATTTAACACTATTGTACAACACTAGACACACTGCCATACACCTGGGCTGTTCTTTTTCACATTACCAACTGGGGAGGGCGGATCTAGTATAAGCTTTTTACCTTAATATCTTTTGTTGTGAGGCTCTACTTTCTGCAACTAGTTTTTGATTAGTGTCTTCTAGTTCTCTTGCCGTCACATCCAGCTGTTCATAGACTTTTGCATGCTGATCATTCATCTGACGCAAGAGCTCCACTTGCTTTGTGAGGTACTGCAAAACAGGATTGCTGTTACTAGCTGACACTTGAAACAAAGAGGACTACTCCTCTGCAGCTTTATGTGCATTTATAAGCTACTGAGTTTTAGAAATACAGATTCCAGTGGTTGCTTTGTGAGTGTTTGGCTGAAAAAGTGTTATCAGTAACTCAGATAATGAGCTTGCCTTTGTCATGGAGGTCAAC
This DNA window, taken from Indicator indicator isolate 239-I01 chromosome 22, UM_Iind_1.1, whole genome shotgun sequence, encodes the following:
- the CDR2 gene encoding cerebellar degeneration-related protein 2, which gives rise to MLADSLVEEFEIREDEPWYDQQDLQQDLHLAAELGKTLLDRNTELEESLQQMYATNQEQLQEIEYLTKQVELLRQMNDQHAKVYEQLDVTARELEDTNQKLVAESRASQQKILSLTETIENLQTHIDDLQRQVEELKKTGRGRMSHERSDQPRSMHSFSCLKELYDLRQYFVYDHVFAEKITSMDSQLSPIEEENENLKKAVTVLQAQLNLEKEKRVTMEEEYSLMVKENCDLEQRLVDSDLYRARAEELEVEVAEMRQILQSENTFHNVEKLVPESFFISFKESLERELGQSPADDGLLTLSELEKKALKRSSSENFLSSAAGGDILRGHEETCIRRAEAVKQRGISVLNEVDAQYNALKVKYEELLKKCQMDEDSLKHKAVQTLKQYSKDLNMGTTQYDLSASNPEFTNVELNDSPTNALPEYKALFKEIFSCIRKTKEEIDEHRAKYKSLSSQP